The region tattgtagtgaatcataatcatagtgaataatttaatattaaatttcacctgaccccccctatcaggaaaaataaaatcacataaccccccctgtttgttaaagtgaaaatcacatagcccccccctacatttttcccgcgcccctcccctgtaaataatgagcggtccctaacaAAGACGGCCAATGAAAATGAGAACAGTAAACTCAattataaaaggaaaaaaaaaagcaacgCGTCCCAAGATCGTGATTTTtcggtcggtcgggaaagggcaaacaaactttttttgggGGCCTGCAGCAAATGTTATCGAAAGAAAAACCTGATTTTAGGCCTACCACATACCATAGATTTAAAATCTATGCACATACGTAGACCTACTGAGGCTACTGTAAAGCTTGTATTTGTAACAGCTGTAGCATGCCTCCCcgagaaaaaaacaaaataatgcagGACGACTGGCCAAGAGGTTATGATTCTGATCATATGATCAGTCACATGACACAAACCCGCGGActatgttttcattattttttccaagaaatatttattttagTGATGTGCATTTCGTTTCGATCTGGTATTTAGATAGTTTTTAAGGATTGAAATGGATAGTAAAGTTGCAAAATCACTTGCTGACAAACTGGGCGTTACTTCTCCAAAGATAGTAAGGTAAATTATCGTAAAACAATCGATTAATTTAGCCTAGCTCGAGTATAATTTTATTTCATTGATTTTAAGGCTAAGCTTACGTCTGAgactagtcgggattatgcactttcagtttcccacgcgtttgaacgggaattggattgcgtactttttcgatgtctagtgagcaaatttcttcaatattttgagaaaatgatgtcaaattttctattctatattgtttggtaataatgtcttttgtcaatagtatgtttaaagttgtaattttgtgtttttgatcgcaaagatcggatattttcgttcccgattcgaattctgaacccttcgcaagggtgccgatttcggcagaactttgacgataattttgccttttggacactaaaatgcattcgatccttaattttgtttcaaccgagtcttaaattagcaagcacaataaggttggtaccacttttatatacattgataaaattttaaagattttttttcaagtttctaaccggcgcaaatcgttaagtgtgtatttcccattgacatccaaaatgggaaatacgagtctgatggacataggaacggcgtccatgagactcagcgagtctatcTGAGACTGAGACTgaagtataactttagtttatTATCATGAAGATTGAAGACATGATATAGTATACAGTTTTAATATACGTCATGTCCAGTGTTCATGATGTTGATCAGCAGTTCATGACAAATTTTATCATGATAAATATGGGGAGCATAATTGGTGTTTAATTATGATCTTTGACTTTCGCGATCGccaatttatttcttatttaacttgGGGTGaccaatgcactggcactgttctcccttggacGGTCCCCAGGTGGCacagagcagtggcgtagccagtggggggggggggggggcagggggccggtTTACTCACACTAAACAGCGACTGAAAAAAGGAGAGAAttgtaaataaaatgatttaaaattgtgaattaaattgaattatacataaaaatgtaGTGTTTTTAAGTTAGCACCACCtatcatccttttttttttttcttttttttttttttgctattcactttttcaaaccatgcatggaaaaaattggggtcaacaaatcacagcttccgtcggcaaaaaatatttccgtcggtacatttacaagttgtgccccctcggttccaaaatcttggctacgccactggcacaGAGGCAttcatataataggcctacacaataaaAACGGCATATATGAAACATTATAtcagcccttttttctttactaattctttttgccgccccttcttccgccgTCCCTTCGTTTTGGCTGCCCCCTGCtattaccccggggggctggcgcccccaagccaggggtagcgttaaccccgatCAGGGGTGAATggccccctaaatttaaaaaatagtcatttttcaccctccatatattgggaatgtgcaagctcaggggtgaactctgaccctctacttttggaccttactcctacccctgactacactgcaaaatatttttcacccccgagatttaattttcaacccatgtatttggattttctgcaagctcgggagtgaaaaacacgggaaaacaacccccgactttcaggccttaatgctacccctgcccaaagccccccaaaatatgtgcatgaaaatgttacgctaaacataacattgactttcatttATAGCCTAATGGACCGAGGTTTGAAGGAATATTTGTATTGTTCAGTCCTTGGATGGTTGTGGTTGAATAAATGACTTGCTGTGCGAATTGCGGGTGAAAAAGCGCGTTACCGGGTGCAGTAGGGTTCGAACTGGGACGACTAGGTGACCTTTGTGTGGGTAAAAATCTGAGGGATATCACGGCCAAGCTCTCACAGTACTTCAATGGTGACAAACTTAGCACTTTTAAAAGAacctttgattttttttcaattgttgGATCTGTATTGACTCCACAGAACTTTCATTTCAATAAACAAAGATAGTTTGAACCTACCAATGttgtaaatgaaaaataaaatcacaggaATTCACAATCAGTCAAAGTTCATTCCCACAGTTGGGAATTGTGTTAGTATATCCCATTTCCCATCCAAGAATTTTATGCACTCTGTTCTCAGTTATTGAATTAGCTTATTGTTTTAATACATTTTGGTGACGATTGAGTGACTGAAGtaagccgtgttcagacgggcttAGGGGTAAGTTCAGTAGGCTAACACGGTAAGTAGCTTCGTGTTAGCGAccgtctgaacaagtatcgtgttaactaCCTCGAAGCTTAACACGGAAGATTTACCTCAGGGGAATCTCTGTGGTAGCGCGCTAACACGAAGCGATCGTTCCGTGTTAGTGCCCGTATGAACAAGATTCTGGGGTAAGCTTGACCTTATGGATACAACACTTACAATTTCGcagtattttaaatttctttagcataaattcacaataatttatctccgctttctcaccgagaatgaacatgatgaaaaagcaccacaaaaacgaaaaaaaaccaaacaaacaaaataaaaaacctaACCAAACAAAACATTAAACTGGTCAAAAGAAGAAACGGAAGAGCTGATATTAGTGTcttgaaagacaaaaaaattgagtggagaagaaaataacagctaaaaACATGTGTAATTGCCCTGAAACTAAGAGACATCGGCTTCCACAGTGACTTGCAGTATAGCAAACGGCCCTAAAACTTCCAGGAAATTCCTATATTTACCACGGTAAAGACCGAGCCGTGCAGCTAACACTGAGTGCTTAGAGTTAAAGACCACGAGGAAGGACCGTGTGGACAAGTATCCGTGTTAAGtcatgaccttgcactacctccgtaTACGGTAACACGGAGGTAAGCTCCCGTGTGATCATGCCTATAGTTATACTATAGTTCCATCTCTATCTCTAGCCACACAGTAATTATCATGTCATCctggatagtagatagatttctgGATCAATACCACATgacattattttgtgatttaaCCCCAAGCTTAACTTTAAATTTAATaacttttaatttaaatataGTTTAACCATATCCTCCTGGTACTGCAGCCCTGgtacggcacccatggcattttgccatgggtgcccatccccactgccgtaggcccgtaatgccctcaaaatgtgTCCTTTActcaaggcagtcacttgccgtgccctctaatgaagttgccgtcggtgccccagccctgcccctaaaatcatctatcagactgtttgtgtgtgttttcttcacttttgagaaattgccttggtgcccttctcaaattttcaacagttgccatgatgccctcttgaaatattacacactgccgtgctgccttgccttttcagtgaaaatccaaggcaattagggaccgttcacaaacacttgttaggggggggggcGGAAGCAAAAAGGGgtggccctgaaaatttttgaccctcctaggggggccctgaaaaaatgaccacaaattttcctggaaaaattgagtttataaaaATATGCTCTTCtatgggttgacccataattttcatgtcaaaaagggggggcctgaaatttttgaggtctgtaaaagggggcccgaaaatttttcgcgataaaatttttttgcatcaggtcccccccttacaagtgtttgtgaacggtcccttatcaaCTTGCCTTAAAAAAGTTgttgtgccccttcagatccttaattcaagGCTGCTGGTACtagagaagatattttacccttcccagaattctttgcGATAATGAATCACCTCATTACAGTAAATGACATTCCTAATATTACTTTGGACAGATTCCCTTTGTTTCATGTTgataatagactggctaaacatgggtcaatagtcaagaaataaacatgttttacAAGTGCTGTACtttctctgttcattgaggtatattttgttactattgatagcaaatcagtacagagaattaaaatggaagaaatgcattgtgggaagtgtaggaTATCTTCTCTGGCAGGTTTCTGTGTCAAGGGATTTCCTGATCCATGTCTAGCAATTAGATGTTTAATTTAGTTTCTTTTATTATTACCTTTTCTAAATGCAGAAAAGCCAGTGAATTGAATCGTCTGTGTGATGTGCGTTGTACTTCGGGCAGTCTTTCGAATCTAGGCCTTAACGAGACTAGTCGTACTGTAATGTGTATAGAATTAGCTGCTACCAGCTTGCATCACCATGTAGACAGAGTAAGTATAGGGGTGGTGTACCACAGTGAATTGAATCGTCTGTGTGATGTGCGGTGTACTTCAGGTACCGGTACCATAGTCTTTTGAATCTCTGTCTTAACGAGACCAGTGGTACTGTAATGTGTATAGAATTAGCTGCTACCAGCTTGCATCACCATGTAGATAGAGTAAGTATAAGGATGGTGTACCTGAGAATATAGTGGTGAAGCCAGTGGGGGTGGGGCTGGTATCCCCAGTAATTCACAATATTTGGTGTAAACCAGCAATCTAGGGGAGGAATAAAGCAGAATTTTGgcacaattaagggggtactacacccctgcccaattttgtgcctatttttgcgtttttctcaaaaattatagcgcattggtgacaagtgagatatgtatattataggggcaaagactacaactactgcactgaaaattcagcaactcaaggcaagtagtcattgatttattgatcaaatattggtttccctcatttttgactgtaactccacaactgttgtctgtgcttaaataaaatttccagtgcagtagttgtagtccttgcccctataatatacatatcttacttgtcaccaatgcgctataattttgagaaaatgcaagaATTACGAGAACTATTTGCTAAATGTTAAATGTGCATTTCTTGTGGATTGTGTGATAATGCAAAGACAATCCAGTCAAAAGTAGTTTGGCTATTCACCCCCCCCAACACTTTTTACACGCCTTGGGAAAAAAGaatggggtcaacaattcacaatttcAGCCAGCAAAGAATATTTCCGTCAGTAGATTCACAAGTTTGTGCCCTGTTCTGAAAACCTGGCTTTGCCACTGCGTCTGTAATTCATACCAGACATAACATAAAGCCAATATTTTTCTGTCTACTGTATGGATTTCTTCAACAGATGCACCAATTTTTTCCTTCCACACATTCATGTGTAAACTCAAGTACTACATTGTAAGAAGCCACAATTTTAAGGAATGGTTTTCTTATTCTTATATTAcaagggttgacaaacagaaggccttaactcacttttggccattttgagattttggtaccaaaataatctgtaataccacagattcttaaaatcataaagccttacctcaattcaacttcctattgcatctatagcacaataaatacttggtcacatctcaatgcaaaatattatactcatttttctcaagaaggcactttttgagttaaggccttctgtttgtcaacccccGATTACATCTTTTGTTCACCTGATCCTCagttgatacattaaaaaaaggcACTTTCATCACGGCAGTCGGGAAAGAAAATTGGAACGTAAACTCTATCGCAGGCATTACTAAACCCAACAAAGAACGCCAGATTATGGGTTTCTCTAACGGACTTAAAGTCTTTCGGAGAAAGTTTTGTCTTCCCTGGCCTGAAACTCCACTCGCTCGCAAAATCTAACACGACCCTGAAAATTAAGTGTTTTTCTTGCACAGCCAGACACCTTCCCATGACATGTAGTCCGATCTGACCCGACACTGTACTTTCAGTATGCAATGTGCTAGACTAAGGGCATGTTAAGTGGggtgtattgcataacaatagaggcaTCTTGGAGCTTAATCCATGTCATCCAATTATGCTTATTGGTATTTgatgtagaagtgacgtaataatctcCTTAACTACCATAACCATAGATGaattacaatttttgactatatcgccctgcactacaacattcacacagtacctatgcattgaaccatatcacactgatcacttgcacctgtaagattactatctttgaaaagagcagtattgtattcaatctgtgattgcagacatacacaggttatgagtgcaacctgcttgtagtgcagggtgatatagtcaaaattgtattcatctattgctatggtagttaatccaatttattacgtcacttctacagcgaatagtggAAAGGAATTTCAATCAAACTGTCTTCCAGAAGAGAAACTTAAGGTCCCACATATTGCAGACTCCCAAGCATATATTCAAAGATTTCAAGATGATGAGACCCCGGATGAGACCTGTCTTGTGAAAGCTGAGACGATCGAATATAAGTTATATGAAATCATAAGTTATATTTGTCTCGGCTGAAAGTACAGTGTCGTGTCAGGTCAGATCGGATTACATGTACTGAGGAAGATAAATACTTAATTTTCTGGCTCGGGTTAGATTTGGCAGGAGAGTGTCAGACCAGGGCTCCATGATGGGATCCAGTGCTAGTGACCTGAAGAGACGGAAAGCTCTTGCTTGGACAGCCTTCTGGAAATTAGAGCAACTGTGGAAAAGTCCTACCATCCCAATTTCCACCATGGTTAAACTGTTTCACACAACCTGCGTCACAGTTTTACTATACGGCTGTGAGTCTTGTGTTATCTCTAaggatatggaaaataaaatcaacTCATTTGACACATCCTGCTACCGTATTATGCTGAACATCAACAGAGTAGACAGAGTACCAAATtctaccatctacaatctgacagagacagcgccacttgttgagaaagccaggactcatcaactgaaatttgtaggGCATATACTCTGCTTGCCTGACGACGAGCCAGTAAAAGAGTAAGCATTGTATTTCCCAACTTATGGCAAGAGGAAACCCGGATGGCAAAGAACATTGTCAGGCCAGGGATGTCAGGCCAGGGAAGATAAAACCTTGTGCTGGGCTTTAATTCAAAcacttttgtttaaaaaggtccacaatcgttggcctggtcaactggaagGTGACCTTGTCCTTATAGATCACACTCCTATACTTGTATACTTGTCTGGACCATAGACAGTAGTGCCCTGGGCCACATAACTCAATTaagtaaactcctcaacaaaagtttggaaagttttttcaagcatctgtatctccaattatttgtgacatattcatatcgtgttgcatatcactggatagctacaatactccctttacaatgacaccccatttgaaacaataacatttttcacggctgagtacacgccttgtgaatgtagtggggtctcaaacagaatttgccaaatttaccattattctgtgctcaaacaatgctagccactaacctcaatagcgggtggacaaaccacaggcagccacaatagtcaggcaccttctcctcatgctgctcaccgacctggttacacgttactgtgagATGGAATTCCATCCTTCAACAAGGATTCGctgaggtcattcaatgtggttgcatatgggcttctctggcacgcacagcacgatcaagctggtcccacaagtgttcaatcgggttaaagtctggcccccgggtctggcctgatggcaggccattttgactgtactcccatattctgtaggtagtcgctgactaccgtggctatgagGGGCgacggtgtcatcttggaggaatgcataaggtcccagattgtgaagttatgggattgcagcttgctgcacagaataatggtcaatttggcaaattctttttgagacccactacattcacaaggcgtgtactcagccgtgtaaaatgttattgtttcaaacggtgtcattgtaaaggggagtattgtagctattcattgatatgcaacacaatatgaatatgtcacaaataatttgagatacagatgcttgaaaaaactttccaaacttttgttgaggagtttagttcatTATTCCAGATGTGGTGGTGGACCTATTAGGGTCTTCAAAATATCTAATTTGTTTCTTTGTGCACAGAAAGAAGCAATTCGACTTGCAGGTGTCAGCAAGAAGATTTATGTATCATCCTACAAAACCCTGGAGACTATGCTAGACTTACAACAAGTCCATGGCATGAGAGATTTGGCAGTGCAGTTTGGTTGTATTGGAGCTGTAGACTTGGCACGAGACATTCTTTCAAGGTTTGTAGTTAAATTGCTGTGAAATCTTGTCATTGACAAACATGTTGAAAGAAAATTAATCTCTTTTGAATACAACTAGTCTTGTATATTGATTGAAAATAATGATCGGTATGGAGGAGGAATGATGGTAGTTGATAGCGCCATCAGAGAGACTAGATGAGACTATAAAGTAGTCTAACTCAAGGGTAGACTAAACTGGCACAATATTTAATGCTTCCTTATGAGTAAGAGGGAGGTAGGAATGGAGTGAGGGAGTATAATACAAATACTACATGATTAAAGGAGAAATATGGCAAACTATGTTTTCCTATCACCCCAAACGTGCAGGTAGCCAATACCAGGGAAAATAGTTACCCTATTTCCACAATATTATAAACCATTACCAATTTCAATGTTACAttcatttttgtgtttttgtccATCAGATACAAGTCTGACTACATTACAAGAAGTGGCAGTGATAATGATATAGACTTTAGTAAACCAATGTTCACATTAGCTGCATTGTATACTGTGTGTAGGTAAGTGTTAGTGTAAGGCAAAATTACCACTGGATTCTCAGTCTCTCAGGGAAAATGAAAATCCATTTTCCAGACCGGGGAAACTCAGATTTTAAGAAAAACAGTCAAAATCAGggaaaacttaaagccatattataaccttTGCTGAGGAGAATTcgccttcaaaaacgtttttaattctgttttttacacgattgtaatgtacttaagtCAATAAAGgcactctgcaaaaatcaagactttaggtgctgtagttttgtcaaaatccgagattttgaataatacAATGgcaccggcgttttattattacgatggaaatattagtcgcacacgtatgcacagtacgtacacggcgtgcgggatacacatacacacacaccctgaGGATCGTATCGCATTACAACcatgggagtaacatgcatgggcgctagtagtaaattcccattttctatgctttatctcacttgttcggctcaaaattaaaaggggacatatctgacagtaaaagctaacattttatggaaaataaatactaatctatttttacagaaatgttataatatggctttaaggcgtTTGAATGTCCCCAGACAGCGATTATTTTCAACCGACTAGCACCCACTCAATGTAAGCAACCCTCCAAATAGTGGAAGTCCATATtatattccattcaaaatccacactacctctgtggaaattttgtaaatatcttgaacagggaagtatgaatttcaaatcgaatgaacacattaggcagctccatttgaaactctctgtggaagattcaggttgaatctttctcagagggttaatgaaattcaaatggagctgcctatcgtgttcattccatttgaaattataatCCCCTGtttaagatatttccaaaatcttccacaggggtagtgtgaattttaaatggaatagcccatttctcatagctggataaaagaggttggactgtacatgAATTCCagtttgaccacaattttgtcaTCGCACCATGTTTCCCCAATGAAAGTAAGTTCTGTAACAGAAGGAGGACATGAAATTGATGCAGTTGCCCAACGTatatgagccgtaaactcggcaacttacagttacagtgtaaaatgtacgtgaagatcgtattcataggtgtctcaataagatgcgacaagtatctcatcaaacactgtttaaaccaatcaataatcctattgctgaagaggataataaccttctacctatttctatagaataattcttgtctttgtttgctttggctaaatcctgttcaagtggtggataacaaagcattgtatgtacatgtataaccaacaattaacaatgagaggagattcctgaacctcattgacttggggatgatttgaaatgaccgccaattatgactgtttgatatttattaccagaaatgtggaaaaagagacacatgtagaatggaaaaaaagctacaattttgttgaaggaacagagttcaacaaaccataaccccactcCTGGATAtcctttgaagtcaaatgatataccattttaaagcttatgatatatagtttctaaacacgaaataaaacaaacttgaccagggccgactttaTGGCTGATTTatcgcgtccagtcacatatgatcATGTGACCTAAATTATGCTATAATGTTTAGCAGAGTTCCCTTTACAAATTAAACATACTGCTAACCGTCCAGcgggtattattttgcacaaagtCTTATGCATGTACACGCTTGACATTGCATGCATATATATGTGAGGACTAATGCTTATAAAGGAGCTTGCAAAATATTAAAGATGTTAAATTCACTTATTACGATTGAGTTACCAGCTTGGTGAAGCGCGGGGGGTACTCAAAAataaaatgaccatacggggacgtgctgcaaacatgcgtagcattttcagccttttggtataacaatgacccctttttctaagccaattttggtatatggatgggtcctttttgcAAAATGTTCCCAATTTTCTCTGAAAATAGCCCATTGCTAGTGGATATCGGACAAGACCAACCACTAAATGATTATGAGCCTTTCTTGCATTTTGTtgattataggcctattgaagttgaATTATCCGCGCatgttgttgttgtgatgattaTTAAGACTTGAAGTATTGACAGAAAGGAGATATTAAAATTGTCTCTCTAGAATTAAgtcattcaccccccccccccatagacgCAAAGAGAAGATACTTTCAAAAGAAAtttgcttttaaaaaaaagaaaatcaaaattgaaattgtGTCAGACACAGTCTGATTACGTTTCAACTCACAGGGAGGCAAATGGACGGAAGTGTAATGCCACTATAGGTctttaaaaacctaaaatttgAGCATAATATGCGTGCATTTTCACccaaatatttgtattacatcaatttaggatagtatataaaagttgaaatatcCTAAGGCAGTCGGCCATGATATATCGTGCATAAACTTGGCGCATTGTTTCAATAACAAATGTTATTTTGAATGAATCACGGTGGCGTATTATTCCACACACccttaaaaaaaaaggggggattctgaattgcctttgttttgtattttatttgcttaaatatggataaagtttgatatctgttgttaatcatgcaaataaaatacaGATGAGAGATATCAATTAGTTTTATAAACGATTTCGACTTCTTTTTCATTAAGTTTGTCTTTTTACCTCAAATATATATCTTTGCCTTCGTGGCGCACTCAGTTAGCGCGCTGTAAAGTTGTTGTTTTAAGTCACGCTTTTATCGCATGCCGATGCTTGTTCCAAGGTTCGAACCCCGTCCAAGACTTTTCTCactctcttttttttcttctcttttcttttctacgttttcccagcttgtgtttttgaatcaaaaacaagtattttttttttttttttttttgtttttgatttgattgGAGGATAGGGGCAGATTATGCAATTATGTCGGAAAGCAATTTTGTTAGGCCTACATGCTGTCAGTCATTCCTAATTAGAGTTTTTAAAGCGCAAAATCAAGTTTCAAACGTTATTCTGATTAGCTATGCTGAGAAAAAACACTTAtgaaagatataggcctatcctATAATGATCATATTTTGGAAAAAAGCTTCCCAACCCCCCTTCAACAAACATTCTACCCCTCATCACTACCCCTATTCATATAGATAGGCTATACACAAGTAGTCATAGTTTGAT is a window of Amphiura filiformis chromosome 2, Afil_fr2py, whole genome shotgun sequence DNA encoding:
- the LOC140146772 gene encoding origin recognition complex subunit 6-like isoform X1, giving the protein MDSKVAKSLADKLGVTSPKIVRKASELNRLCDVRCTSGSLSNLGLNETSRTVMCIELAATSLHHHVDRKEAIRLAGVSKKIYVSSYKTLETMLDLQQVHGMRDLAVQFGCIGAVDLARDILSRYKSDYITRSGSDNDIDFSKPMFTLAALYTVCRHQKVKVDKTKMVATAGVKRSTFDQTCTDLEKYATQLIGDNKKTGKGKQKYWLDDLEKSFEEEEESPIKKKKTETTSDESGATDDYEEWKRKILEGASAATRKK